In Nitrosococcus oceani ATCC 19707, the following proteins share a genomic window:
- the yhbY gene encoding ribosome assembly RNA-binding protein YhbY, producing MPLTKNQTRYLRTLAHSLKPVVIVGQSGITKAVLDEIAGSLEHHELIKIKMHDAEREERSAMIKHVLQVTQAELVQVIGRIGIFYRRGEKARITLP from the coding sequence ATGCCTCTTACTAAAAATCAAACGCGCTATTTACGCACACTAGCTCACTCTCTAAAACCCGTGGTCATCGTCGGCCAAAGTGGAATAACAAAAGCCGTGCTAGATGAAATTGCGGGCTCATTAGAACACCATGAACTAATTAAAATAAAAATGCACGATGCAGAGCGAGAAGAGCGATCGGCAATGATTAAACATGTTCTTCAGGTCACGCAAGCAGAGCTAGTGCAGGTTATCGGTAGGATAGGCATATTTTACCGACGCGGAGAAAAAGCCCGAATAACTCTGCCCTGA
- a CDS encoding slipin family protein — protein sequence MIETFLYVLAIVIAFLILSIRILREYERGVVFMLGRFWKVKGPGLIILIPGIQQMVKVSLRIVVLDVPSQDVISKDNVSVKVNAVVYFRAVDPEKSIIQVEDYHQAISQLAQTTLRSVLGQHDLDEMLTERDKLNNDIQEILDEQTDAWGVKVSNVEIKHMDLDESMIRAIAQQAEAERSRRAKVINAEGEQQAAGRLLEAARILSADPRAIQLRYLQTLKDISNQQSSTIVFPLPLELITPLLEATSKRQHKGGE from the coding sequence ATGATTGAGACGTTTTTATATGTGCTGGCGATTGTCATCGCTTTTCTGATCCTCTCTATCCGTATTCTACGGGAATATGAGCGGGGCGTGGTTTTTATGCTAGGGCGATTTTGGAAGGTTAAGGGGCCCGGCCTCATTATTCTTATTCCCGGTATTCAGCAGATGGTTAAAGTGTCTTTACGAATTGTGGTGTTGGATGTTCCCAGCCAGGATGTGATATCCAAAGACAACGTGTCTGTGAAAGTTAACGCGGTCGTTTACTTTCGCGCAGTGGACCCCGAAAAATCTATTATCCAGGTAGAAGATTATCATCAAGCCATTAGCCAATTAGCCCAGACTACCTTGCGTTCGGTATTAGGTCAGCATGATTTGGATGAAATGCTGACGGAGCGGGATAAGCTCAATAACGATATCCAGGAAATTTTGGATGAACAAACTGACGCCTGGGGAGTCAAGGTTTCCAATGTGGAGATCAAGCACATGGATCTGGATGAAAGCATGATTCGCGCTATCGCTCAGCAGGCTGAAGCTGAGCGTTCCCGGCGGGCCAAGGTTATCAATGCGGAGGGGGAACAACAAGCCGCCGGCAGGCTGCTGGAGGCTGCCCGGATTTTGTCGGCGGATCCAAGGGCGATCCAGTTGCGTTATCTACAAACTCTTAAAGATATTTCTAATCAGCAAAGTTCCACCATTGTTTTTCCTCTACCTCTCGAGCTGATTACGCCGTTACTGGAAGCTACCTCTAAGCGGCAACATAAAGGGGGAGAGTAA
- a CDS encoding YhjD/YihY/BrkB family envelope integrity protein → MGTWWQGAKARLKQVLQPSEGRGEDRWRTFLRHKAKLIYAVSGEFFKGDLTLQATSLVYTTLLSLAPLLAVSFSVLKAFGIHNEIEPVLHHFLLPLGPRGEEITTKIIQYVENLKVGVLGSVGVGLLFYTVLSLIQKVEGAFNHVWRIKAERPFVRRFSDYLSVLLIGPVLVFSAVGATASVMQTSFIQTLLEFELLGKTLVVVSKLLPYLLVIGGFTFVYLFLPNTKVKLGSAVVGGVVAGILWESIGILFAFFVATSTKYDAIYSSLAILILFMIWLYISWLILLVGAQVAYYHQNPRMIGLAQKDPLPLSNRLKERVVLLILLRVGEVFHQGCPPPTLESLVKQLGLPGYLIEDIIESLKSARLVTETGAEPPGYLLSKDPATVTIRKVLDIIRRAEERQFPLESLLFKAPAVDGIMEKVEQALDQAMEKATLKDLIGDRQEAS, encoded by the coding sequence ATGGGAACTTGGTGGCAAGGCGCCAAAGCGCGCCTGAAACAGGTATTGCAGCCTTCCGAAGGGAGAGGGGAAGATCGTTGGCGTACTTTTTTACGGCACAAGGCGAAGCTTATATATGCGGTGTCGGGGGAATTTTTTAAGGGCGATCTCACTTTACAGGCGACCAGCCTGGTTTACACGACGCTGCTCTCTCTGGCGCCGTTGTTGGCGGTCAGTTTCTCTGTACTCAAAGCTTTTGGCATCCACAACGAAATAGAGCCGGTGTTGCATCATTTTCTATTGCCTTTGGGACCAAGGGGTGAGGAAATTACTACCAAAATTATCCAGTATGTGGAAAATTTGAAGGTAGGGGTGTTGGGATCGGTGGGTGTAGGACTGCTTTTTTATACGGTCCTTTCCCTTATCCAGAAAGTTGAAGGCGCTTTTAATCATGTCTGGCGGATTAAGGCGGAGCGTCCCTTTGTGCGCCGCTTTAGCGATTATCTTAGCGTACTCTTGATTGGCCCCGTACTGGTATTTTCGGCGGTGGGAGCGACCGCCTCGGTAATGCAAACCAGTTTTATTCAGACTCTCTTGGAGTTTGAACTTTTGGGTAAGACGTTGGTAGTGGTGAGTAAATTATTGCCCTACCTATTGGTTATTGGTGGCTTTACCTTTGTCTACCTTTTTCTTCCCAATACTAAGGTGAAGTTAGGCAGTGCTGTGGTGGGGGGCGTAGTGGCTGGCATACTATGGGAGAGTATTGGAATTCTTTTTGCCTTTTTTGTCGCAACCTCCACCAAATACGATGCTATTTATTCCAGCTTGGCCATCTTGATTCTTTTTATGATTTGGCTCTATATTAGCTGGCTTATTCTTTTGGTGGGGGCACAGGTAGCTTACTATCACCAAAATCCTCGCATGATAGGCTTGGCGCAGAAAGATCCCTTACCCTTGAGTAATCGCCTTAAAGAGCGGGTAGTATTGCTTATTCTGCTGCGAGTGGGAGAGGTGTTCCATCAGGGTTGCCCTCCGCCTACATTAGAGAGCTTGGTTAAGCAGCTTGGTCTTCCCGGTTATTTAATCGAAGATATTATAGAATCTTTGAAGAGCGCGCGTCTTGTAACTGAAACTGGTGCTGAACCTCCAGGTTACCTGCTGAGCAAAGATCCGGCTACCGTAACCATACGAAAAGTGCTAGATATTATTCGGCGAGCCGAAGAACGACAATTTCCTCTTGAATCGCTCCTCTTTAAAGCGCCTGCCGTGGATGGGATAATGGAAAAAGTTGAGCAAGCTTTAGATCAAGCCATGGAAAAAGCTACTTTAAAAGATTTAATAGGGGATAGACAAGAAGCTAGCTAG
- the mfd gene encoding transcription-repair coupling factor, which produces MPPALNLASLAPVLPRQAGDHHRFGQLYGSSFGLVLAASAYYHPGPILVITPDTITANRLEDELRFYRNGQEDSPILHFPDWETLPYDTFSPHQDILSERLATLYQLPRLERGILIVPVSTLMQRLAPQEYLETHSLLVATGDHLHLENWRKQLEKGGYRCVSQVMEHGEFAIRGSLIDLFPMGSTLPYRIDLFDNEVDSLRSFDPETQRSLQSVAQIQLLPAREFPLVEETITRFRKNYRGAFNGDPQRSLIYREVSEGHPFPGIEYYLSLFFDHTDTLFDYLPNNTLAVTVEGVNTTAESFWREINARYEQYRHDIERPLLPPPKLYLQAGEVFSSLKHLPRISLQSSKVEEKAGYQNFSTEAPPSLMLNARISQPLKTLNQFIKSFTGRVLFAAETAGRRETLRDLFKDSGIRPHFFENWETFLQAEERLGITVAPLQHGLLLSEPRTAVVAESQLFGQQAMQYRRRKERTRDADAVVRDLVELSIGAPVVHEEHGVGRYLGLQTLEVGKVRTEFMALEYAGGDKLYVPVSSLHLINRYTGATPEAAPLHKLGSNHWERAKRKARERVRDVAAELLAIYAQRAARKKLPLPTPDSHYTAFARAFPFEETPDQADAIQAVIADLTSDQPMDRLVCGDVGFGKTEVAMRATFIVSQAGKQVAVLVPTTLLAQQHYQSFKDRFADWPARVEVISRFRSRKEQEAVISGIADGRADIVIGTHKLLQENIRFKNLGLVIIDEEHRFGVRQKERMKALRTEVDILTLTATPIPRTLHMSLSNLRDLSIIATPPARRLAIKTFVRQWNDNLLREALLREIKRGGQVYFLHNEVESINKMAQRVQTLFPEAKVGIAHGQMRERELEQVMLNFYHRRFNVLICTTIIETGIDIPSANTIIIHRADKLGLAQLYQLRGRVGRSHHRAYAYLIVPPRSVMTADAIKRLDAIESLEELGAGFTLASHDMEIRGAGELLGKDQSGQMQEIGFDLYHDLLERAVNSLKSGQALDLEQPPEQGSEVDLHAPALIPEDYLPDVHTRLVLYKRIATAKNHQALTELQVEMIDRFGLLPEATKTLFATHELRLKANEIGIRKIEAGAHGGRIHFQSEPKVDPMAIIDLIQTQPSVYKLDGQEKLRFTRKLPTVQARLETLEKLLKILIMKKAA; this is translated from the coding sequence ATGCCACCTGCTTTAAATCTCGCCTCTCTAGCACCAGTCTTACCCCGACAGGCTGGTGACCATCATCGTTTTGGTCAACTTTACGGAAGCAGTTTTGGTCTGGTATTAGCGGCCTCCGCCTATTATCATCCGGGCCCTATTTTGGTCATAACACCAGATACGATTACGGCAAACCGGTTGGAAGATGAGCTCCGCTTTTATCGCAACGGCCAGGAAGATAGCCCCATCCTCCATTTTCCTGATTGGGAAACTTTACCCTATGACACTTTTTCTCCCCATCAGGATATCCTCTCCGAACGGCTTGCCACCCTTTACCAATTACCTCGCTTAGAGCGTGGTATATTGATCGTTCCAGTCTCCACCTTAATGCAGCGGCTGGCGCCCCAAGAATATCTAGAAACCCATAGTTTACTGGTGGCAACTGGCGATCACCTTCACCTGGAGAATTGGCGCAAGCAACTAGAAAAGGGAGGATATCGTTGTGTCTCCCAGGTAATGGAGCACGGCGAATTCGCCATTCGGGGTTCCCTCATCGACCTGTTCCCCATGGGCAGCACGCTGCCTTATCGAATCGATCTCTTTGATAATGAAGTGGATAGTCTCCGCAGCTTCGATCCGGAAACCCAGCGCTCTCTGCAATCGGTAGCACAGATCCAACTGCTACCTGCCCGGGAATTTCCCCTGGTAGAAGAAACGATTACCCGATTCCGAAAGAACTATCGGGGCGCCTTTAACGGTGATCCTCAGCGCAGCTTGATTTACCGAGAGGTAAGCGAAGGACATCCTTTTCCAGGAATAGAATATTACCTGTCGCTTTTTTTCGACCACACTGATACCCTATTCGACTATCTCCCTAACAATACGCTGGCTGTCACTGTGGAAGGAGTCAACACCACTGCTGAGAGTTTTTGGAGAGAGATTAATGCTCGCTACGAGCAATATCGCCACGATATAGAGCGCCCTCTTCTACCCCCCCCAAAACTCTATCTGCAAGCCGGAGAGGTCTTTTCCTCCCTTAAACACCTACCTCGAATCAGTCTACAATCCTCAAAAGTAGAGGAAAAAGCCGGTTATCAAAATTTTTCTACTGAGGCGCCGCCCTCGCTTATGCTCAATGCCCGTATTTCCCAGCCGCTGAAAACTCTCAACCAATTTATAAAAAGCTTTACGGGGCGGGTCTTATTTGCCGCCGAAACCGCAGGACGCCGGGAAACTTTGCGAGATTTATTCAAAGACAGTGGAATTCGGCCCCATTTCTTTGAAAACTGGGAGACTTTTCTGCAAGCTGAGGAACGTCTTGGTATTACCGTTGCGCCTCTACAGCATGGCTTGCTGCTCAGCGAGCCACGGACCGCCGTGGTCGCGGAGTCTCAATTATTTGGCCAACAAGCCATGCAGTACCGCCGTCGTAAGGAGCGTACCCGTGATGCGGATGCGGTAGTTCGGGATTTAGTAGAACTCTCCATCGGCGCCCCAGTGGTCCATGAGGAACATGGTGTGGGCCGCTACTTAGGACTGCAGACCCTAGAAGTTGGGAAAGTCCGCACCGAATTTATGGCGTTGGAATACGCAGGAGGAGATAAGCTCTATGTCCCCGTCTCTTCTCTCCACCTGATTAACCGCTATACTGGCGCCACTCCCGAGGCGGCGCCCCTGCATAAACTCGGTTCCAACCATTGGGAACGAGCCAAGCGTAAGGCCCGGGAACGAGTCCGAGATGTAGCCGCCGAACTGCTAGCTATCTATGCTCAGCGGGCGGCTCGAAAAAAACTGCCCCTGCCTACCCCAGATTCTCACTATACCGCCTTTGCTCGCGCCTTCCCCTTTGAGGAAACCCCGGACCAAGCGGATGCTATCCAAGCGGTGATTGCCGATTTGACTTCAGATCAACCCATGGATCGCCTCGTCTGTGGAGATGTGGGTTTTGGTAAAACTGAAGTGGCGATGCGGGCGACCTTCATTGTCTCACAAGCAGGCAAGCAGGTGGCAGTACTGGTGCCTACCACGCTCCTGGCCCAGCAACATTATCAAAGCTTTAAAGACCGGTTTGCCGATTGGCCAGCGCGGGTAGAAGTTATATCCCGGTTCCGTTCCCGCAAAGAACAAGAAGCAGTGATCAGTGGTATTGCTGATGGCCGAGCAGATATTGTGATTGGCACCCATAAATTGCTGCAGGAAAATATCCGTTTTAAGAATCTAGGATTGGTAATTATCGATGAAGAACACCGCTTTGGAGTCCGACAGAAGGAACGGATGAAGGCTCTACGAACCGAGGTGGATATTCTCACCCTAACTGCAACCCCCATTCCCCGAACCCTCCATATGTCTCTGTCCAATCTCAGGGATCTCTCCATCATTGCCACGCCACCGGCGCGGCGTCTAGCTATTAAAACTTTTGTGCGGCAATGGAATGACAATCTTCTCCGGGAAGCATTATTGCGGGAAATCAAGCGAGGGGGACAAGTCTATTTTCTTCATAATGAAGTAGAAAGCATTAATAAAATGGCCCAGCGAGTTCAAACCCTTTTTCCTGAAGCCAAAGTGGGCATTGCCCATGGTCAGATGCGGGAGCGGGAGCTAGAACAGGTGATGCTAAATTTCTATCACCGACGTTTTAATGTCCTGATTTGCACTACTATTATTGAAACTGGGATTGATATTCCTAGCGCCAATACTATCATTATCCATCGGGCCGATAAATTGGGCTTAGCCCAATTATATCAACTCCGGGGACGAGTGGGACGCTCTCACCACCGAGCCTATGCCTATCTGATTGTCCCTCCTCGCTCGGTCATGACCGCAGATGCGATCAAACGCCTAGATGCCATTGAGTCCCTGGAAGAACTAGGTGCTGGTTTTACCTTAGCTAGCCATGATATGGAAATCCGGGGGGCGGGTGAACTACTGGGTAAAGACCAAAGCGGGCAAATGCAAGAAATCGGCTTTGATCTTTACCATGATCTGCTAGAACGGGCAGTCAATAGCTTAAAGTCCGGGCAAGCCTTGGATTTAGAGCAACCACCGGAACAAGGTTCAGAGGTCGACCTCCATGCTCCCGCCCTGATCCCAGAAGATTACCTCCCGGATGTGCATACCCGATTAGTGCTCTATAAACGGATCGCCACCGCCAAAAATCACCAAGCACTGACAGAACTTCAGGTAGAGATGATTGATCGCTTCGGTCTATTGCCAGAAGCCACTAAGACTCTATTTGCTACCCACGAACTCCGCTTAAAAGCAAATGAAATCGGTATTCGCAAGATCGAAGCAGGTGCCCATGGCGGTCGGATTCACTTTCAATCGGAACCTAAAGTGGATCCTATGGCCATTATTGATTTAATTCAGACACAGCCTAGCGTTTATAAACTCGATGGCCAGGAAAAGCTGCGCTTTACCCGAAAACTTCCTACGGTCCAAGCACGCTTAGAGACCCTAGAAAAATTGCTAAAAATACTGATCATGAAAAAAGCAGCCTAG
- a CDS encoding potassium channel family protein, with amino-acid sequence MRAVFVGAGSLAVMTARLLLKRGHEVVFIECEKERVDALAEELDCGFLHGDGSKPAILRQADPAGTHILYCLMDNDQANILASLMGRSLGFRRVVTKIEEPELEHLCIELGLDDTIIPDRTIGRYLADMFDGRDPLELSTMIRDVARVFSFAVGEKDEGSIETLDLPERSRIICVYRNNEFLIPESETQLKAKDEVVIITHRQNLAKLEERWTLQRQQSIS; translated from the coding sequence ATGCGCGCAGTTTTTGTTGGGGCAGGCTCCTTGGCCGTAATGACCGCCCGCTTGCTCTTGAAGAGAGGTCATGAGGTGGTTTTCATTGAGTGTGAAAAGGAGCGAGTGGATGCGTTAGCCGAAGAGCTGGATTGTGGTTTTTTGCACGGTGATGGTAGTAAGCCCGCTATTTTACGTCAAGCTGATCCAGCAGGTACCCATATTTTATATTGTCTCATGGATAATGATCAGGCCAATATTTTAGCTAGTTTGATGGGGCGGTCATTGGGTTTTCGCCGGGTAGTCACCAAGATAGAAGAGCCGGAGTTGGAGCACCTGTGCATTGAACTGGGATTAGATGATACTATTATTCCGGATCGGACTATTGGCCGCTATTTGGCAGATATGTTTGACGGCAGAGATCCCTTGGAACTTTCTACAATGATCCGGGATGTGGCTCGGGTATTCTCATTTGCCGTTGGGGAGAAGGATGAAGGTTCTATTGAAACACTTGATTTGCCCGAAAGAAGTCGAATAATTTGTGTGTATCGAAACAATGAATTTCTTATTCCCGAATCTGAGACCCAATTGAAAGCTAAGGATGAAGTAGTGATTATCACCCATCGGCAGAATTTAGCCAAATTGGAGGAGCGTTGGACTCTGCAGCGGCAGCAATCAATTTCTTAG
- a CDS encoding TrkH family potassium uptake protein: protein MGQLLAMLAILTLAPLGASIIFNEYALSIRYLAIVLVLSFLAIPLARLSVPVQVQVNEALVVVVLTFILAPLVMSFALMGEGLSFLDAFFEAVSAITTTGLSTLASVEDKSQTFLFARAWMQWYGGLGIVVLSVALLMGQHIAARRLTEPMGGADDGWVTTARAHARRMLVVYGVLTGWGLWVLWMVEGDFSWALNYALSAVSTGGFSPSDKSLLGLDTSFARWAIILLALAGAIPLPLYYLIYHFGWRQALGKRGLRIFDMELRALVLIGLAGSGVLAWLLCSSLGLPWMESVFQGLLLGFSAQTTAGFSSLEVAELDSGSKLLLIGMMGIGGGVGSTAGGIKILRLLIFLRLVQFLIQGTALPPQAVHKPKLAGRILQEEEIRQVLLLILLFGMVVWCSWFLLVLFGALPLDAFFEVVSATGTVGLSTGITAPDLHPLLKLLLCLDMLFGRLEIIALLVLCYPHTWIGRRTGS, encoded by the coding sequence TTGGGTCAGTTACTCGCTATGCTTGCGATTCTGACCTTAGCTCCTCTGGGAGCATCGATCATTTTTAATGAATATGCGTTAAGCATTCGTTACCTTGCCATTGTCCTTGTTTTAAGTTTTTTGGCTATTCCTTTGGCGCGATTATCTGTACCTGTCCAAGTGCAGGTCAACGAAGCTTTAGTAGTGGTGGTCCTTACTTTTATCCTAGCACCGTTAGTGATGAGCTTTGCCCTTATGGGCGAGGGCCTCTCCTTTTTGGATGCTTTTTTTGAAGCTGTGTCCGCGATTACGACCACAGGGTTATCCACTTTAGCAAGCGTTGAGGATAAATCCCAAACTTTTCTGTTTGCCCGGGCTTGGATGCAGTGGTACGGTGGTCTAGGGATCGTTGTATTGTCTGTGGCCTTGTTAATGGGACAGCATATAGCAGCCCGGCGGCTCACTGAACCTATGGGAGGAGCTGATGATGGCTGGGTTACTACGGCAAGAGCTCATGCCCGGCGGATGTTAGTCGTTTATGGCGTGTTAACCGGCTGGGGGCTATGGGTCCTGTGGATGGTTGAGGGGGATTTTTCATGGGCTCTAAATTATGCGCTCTCTGCCGTTTCCACGGGCGGTTTTTCTCCTTCAGATAAAAGTTTGCTGGGGTTGGATACCAGTTTTGCTCGCTGGGCAATTATCTTATTGGCTTTGGCTGGAGCCATTCCCTTACCGCTTTACTATCTTATTTACCACTTCGGCTGGCGCCAAGCCTTGGGGAAGCGAGGATTGCGTATTTTTGATATGGAATTACGGGCCTTGGTATTGATTGGTTTGGCAGGCAGCGGAGTTCTTGCATGGCTTCTTTGTTCCTCGCTAGGTTTACCGTGGATGGAGAGTGTTTTCCAGGGCTTGTTGTTGGGATTTTCTGCCCAGACCACGGCTGGTTTTAGTTCGCTGGAAGTTGCTGAACTTGATTCTGGTTCAAAATTACTGTTGATAGGCATGATGGGTATAGGCGGGGGAGTCGGTTCTACCGCTGGAGGTATCAAGATATTGCGGCTATTGATTTTTCTGCGTTTGGTGCAATTCCTTATACAGGGCACCGCTCTCCCTCCTCAAGCCGTACATAAGCCCAAGCTAGCAGGAAGAATTTTGCAGGAAGAAGAAATTCGACAGGTGCTGTTACTGATTTTATTGTTTGGGATGGTGGTTTGGTGTTCCTGGTTTCTGTTAGTGCTATTTGGCGCGCTTCCGCTGGATGCGTTTTTCGAGGTGGTATCGGCGACGGGAACCGTGGGTCTTTCCACTGGTATTACCGCACCCGATCTGCACCCTCTGTTGAAGCTCTTGCTTTGCCTGGATATGTTATTCGGCCGATTAGAGATTATTGCGCTGTTGGTGCTTTGCTATCCCCATACCTGGATAGGGCGGCGCACTGGATCCTAA
- the pgsA gene encoding CDP-diacylglycerol--glycerol-3-phosphate 3-phosphatidyltransferase: protein MPIYTIPNVMTILRIVAIPILVTVFYLPIPNAREICAILFGIAAVTDWLDGYLARRWQQTSPFGAFLDPVADKLMVVIALILLLQSHPSVPMALSVAVIVGRELTISALREWMAEIGLRASVAVSMLGKFKTTFQMIAVFLLLYQNPIGPIPVWDIGLILLYIAVALTLGSMIVYLNAAWPALMGRIEDQA, encoded by the coding sequence ATGCCCATCTATACGATCCCCAACGTAATGACAATTTTGCGTATTGTAGCTATCCCCATTTTGGTGACAGTGTTTTACCTTCCTATACCCAATGCCCGTGAAATTTGCGCAATATTATTTGGTATAGCCGCTGTTACTGATTGGTTAGACGGCTATTTAGCAAGACGTTGGCAGCAAACTTCACCGTTCGGGGCCTTTTTAGATCCAGTTGCCGATAAGCTAATGGTCGTCATCGCCTTGATATTACTCTTGCAAAGTCACCCTTCTGTGCCAATGGCTCTTTCAGTAGCGGTTATTGTTGGTCGGGAGCTTACGATATCGGCGTTGCGGGAATGGATGGCGGAGATAGGGCTGCGGGCTAGTGTTGCTGTTTCTATGCTAGGAAAATTTAAGACTACTTTTCAGATGATTGCTGTTTTTTTATTACTTTATCAGAATCCTATCGGCCCTATTCCGGTATGGGATATCGGTTTAATTCTTCTCTATATTGCGGTTGCCTTAACGCTAGGATCAATGATTGTTTATCTCAATGCTGCTTGGCCGGCATTAATGGGGCGGATAGAAGATCAAGCTTAA